AATCACATACAAAAAACAAGTGATAGATCTGATGTCTTCTTCTTTCAAAGACAGTTTCTTCTCATAATTTGATTTTGCTGCATTGACATGTTTTCTCAAATAAGTTTGCAGACTGTGATTTGCATGTGGCTGCTGAGATTTCTATAATAAAAGACATGAGCATCGCCCACCAATATCTCCAATCAATGCTTCATGAGGATATGTATGGCTAGAGCCCTTGTTTGTTTAAGACATGTTTGTCCCCTTGTGTAGCCACCCTCAGTTAGCTAAAATGAGGACAGAATGGAGGATTAAGTTACGTAAACCTGATGTTTTGAAGACCATATGTTATATAGAAGGTTATGGCCCAAGTAATATGCTTTTTTCTTCTGATTCACTGATTTCTTTGAGATAAATGAATAAATTCTTCTTCATGCATAATTGAGAAGATAACTATGGAATAGTTGCTTCATCCAGAAGGATAGCAGTTACCAGAATAATTAGAAAAACAACTTTAAGCTTGCAAGTGGGACCTTGGTCCACCTGTTGGCACCTCTCCTATAAACTCAACTGGGGAGAGGCTCTGAGTTCAATAAAGATGAtcacttattttattttattctactTTTTGAGTGCACCCACTCTTATTGTCATGATGCATTTTGCATGTGGACTTGCATTTGACATTACCTGTCTTCATTGTCTAGTTTAGCATGGAAACATGTCGAATTGGTGTTATTTTTACTAAGAGCTGGATGACCAAGTGTTGATTGGTGATCAATTACATATGCTCGGGATTATTGATACTGATACCATACTAATTCAGATGGGCCTCTGCATCTTTGACCACACTCCTAAATCAGGAATTGTAAAACACAACTGGTTGAGATAGTTGCATCTTGTCTTAATCAAGTTAATCCAATTGCTAAACTCAGCAGAGGTTTGCTGATGTTTCTGTTAAATTCACAGTAACCCTCAAAGTTAAGAGTTTTGTTTGGAAATTCTGCACTTTTGGAGTTCGCTTATGGATTCATCCAGGGAAttgaattatattatttttatttttattcacaAAATACTGGAAAAATGTTCATAAAAAGTGGCATGTTCTTATGCTGACACTGTTCTATGACTGCAGTTAAGGAAGGTGTGCAGAGGAGGTGCATATTGGGGTAAGCTTGACATAGTTTTTGATATGTTGTTTGACAATTGGAGAAGTATTGTAACATTTTCTGTCTTCATTGTTTTACACCTGACACGATGTTTACTGTTCACTGTTGTTTGTGTTATGCTTTTTACAGGAACTACAGCTGGAGCGTATGTTGGAATGGAATATGGAATGGAAAGGATCCGCGGTACTAGGGACTGGGTAAATTCCTCTTTTCCCAGTTTTggtgtattatttttctttggttTTACTGTTCAATTCTATCTTCAACTAGTTCAAGACAGATTGGAAGCTTTGTCCTGACAAATAATTATATTAACCACTTGTTGGTCAAGCGGCAAATGGCTCAACTGTTGTTTTACAGTCTCGTATCCCTGCTCTCTCTTATGACCTAATTTAACAGTTCGTTAAGGTATAAAGATATCTCTTCCACTAATCAAAAGTTTTATGGTGATTTTTCAATTCCTGACTTCATTTAATTGTGCTTTATGCTATAGGGTCGTTATCTGGCCAGTTCATTTGCACTTTGCTATCATCATAATTCTAATTAATTCTTGATTATTTAACCTTTTCATATAGGGCAAACCCAAGTCGGCCAAGACTCAGGATCTGAATTTAGGGAAAGAATAATTCAGAAGAATTTATGGAGTAGTGTGTTCAGAAATTCTGCACaaagattattttttaatattaatattaaattgAATAAGCAACAAATCCAGCATATTGCATTATTACTTTCAAGTAAGTGAACAATATTTTCCTCTAAAATGATGGAAGACTGAGCTGTACATTAAGCGTTACAATAGTAATAGTTGGCTTTTGCATGAGAAAAAGTTTCTAAGTGGGATTCTTGGTTAAAGATGTTATATTTAGTTGCAAGAAATAGGGTTTGTTCTCTAGTTTTATGTTTTGGTGGTATGTAGCAACGGATTGTTGTCTGAATATGTTGTCATCATTTACTTCATGTGTCTAGTGAAAGTAACAATAGTGGCTATTATAAATGGCAATATGGAAGACAAGGTAATGGGACCTCTAGCTTTGGTGATTGCTTTGTTCTGGTCACAGCGAGTTTAATGTTCCATTTAGTTACATGTGTTACAGGATGGCATGTAAGTTAGTGATTCAATGTTGGCATGTAACTTAGTGAAGTGCAGGACATGCAGGCTGAATTGCCTCATTCATTTGTTTTTGCTGCTGTAGAAGAATGCAATGCTCGGCGGTGCAATTACTGGGGCACTTATATCGGCTGCTCACGGTCATGGTAGAGACCAGGTTATTGCCAATGCTATCACCATAGGTGCCTTAGCTACTGCTGCCAAGTTGATCAACAACCTCGATTACGAAAGTGATGATGGAGACGAATTGGATGATTGGGCCGAGGGCCGCCCCCACTTCCCCTTGGTCTCCTTTCCTTAATATTCACCTTGAGTCGTCAAAGCCTCAACTAATTCAGAGGGGCCTCAGCCGGCAACAAACAATCAGTTTCAGTGCTGAATTTAACTTTCAGTCATCCAAAGTGAGTATAAAAATGCTAACATCTGTTTGATTGAATCCAAGGTGAGTGTAAGCTGAGGTGATATATTAATTCAAATCATGAGAAGCTTTAAAATTTAACCTAGTATTTGATGTCGTGGCAATCCTTCTCTTGCCTAAAGTTGCTTTTGAATACCATGCGGGGGCTTAGTCTTCTTAGAGGCCATATCATACATGTCCCAGCAACTCTTTTATTAGATACTTCAATCTAGTTTAGATTTTGCTGGACCTGCACTCCGCCTTCAGGGCATGAAGCAGGAATTAGGGTAACGCCGCGACAACCAACAACGTGGGACCATCGCCGACGTGATGCTACTTTCCGTTCGTCTTTCAAATGCTTCTAATCTACAATCATGGAAGAAGAGCCTGATTACCAAAATTCTGGTTAATGGAGACATGCAAAACACCATGAAATGGTAAGCACTAATATATGCGTGCGGATCGGACGGACACAGCCATTATTATGTTCAGATCTAGTTGGGTGCTTGTTACCAGATCATTTCAAGGTTCATTTACTAAGACCAGTGCTTTTTATTTCATATGTTCAAATCCACATATGATTCTCAACTACAGAGGCAGCTCAAATGTTAAATCTGCGCCAAAATTAAATTGGCAATAGGTTGGATTTATCCAAGTCGAGCTGCCGTAAGATGAGTTTTTGGAATTGATATCCTTCTATGCCAAATTCCCTGCATATTCCAGTACCAGCAGTCAAAAGAAATGAACCGGTCCAGGTCCCATAAAACGAGTCACTGCAACATACTTGCTATATTAAATTTTAGTTCTTCAAACTCGAGAGGAGCGAGTGCCGGGCATGCCAAGAGATGATCTTTGTccacaaagggaagaaaagcagAATTTTTGATATGCTCCAGTCAAGACAGCAAGAGCCTTGGCATGAAGAACAGTCCTGGAAAACTCGAATTAGATTGCAAGTAGATTAGCTGGTTGAAGGAATTAGTTGTGAATTGTTATGGTCACTCTCATAGGTAATTTGGTGGTCTGATATTACCAACCGAGGCACCTTCCTATGACAAAGGCCCATCCTATCCAGTCAAGCCAGCAGACAGATGTTCGTGTCGTTTACGCATGCTGCCCCATGGCCACTGTTTTCAAACTTTCTGTTCGAGTGTGACAAATGACTGTTTACGCgctctaagatttttttttagattacACGGCTAGCTTCAATGAATCTTCTACGAGGGGAGACACAAATTAAATCTTCTGGAGATCAAGGAATCTTTGGTTGACACTAAGATTAGAAATGTCACTAACCTTAATCCATGGCTAATTTAAATACGGAAACAAATCCGAGAGAAATCTAGACGTGTCCCGCACTGCACGGACATGAAGACTTTTAAGCGGGCAACTTTCGTGCTCGGCTGTGAGCCGCCCATCCATCGCTGTCGTCATAAACAAAAAACCTGCCCCAGATGGGGACTTCTTCGCACCATCAATTACGTGGGAACAAGGACTTGGAGACAAGCCGGGCCACATCGATAGAGACGGCGTTGATATCAagcaaaagagaaagaaagaagacaaaCTCGCACTGCTACGTTAACCACAGAGCACAagggctctcttcttcttttttaacatAGTAAAGCAACGCGACATGGGAGATAGAAGCAGGACACACACCCACAACCACACAAACAgacgagagaggaagagagaggtaaACTCGTTCTCGGCCATGGCACCAACCAATCCACCCAAAGGAGGGTCAGGCAGAGCCATGGCCGCTTATTTTTAGCACGAACACCCTGGTTCTAAGCACCGACGCAAACTACGGACACCACCCAGATACTAGAAACTACAGCAGCAGGACtcattccctccctctctctctgtggTCTTTGTGTCTCATTTACAGTTGCAGGGATCGCAGGTGCAGTTGGATCCACACTTACAACCGTTCTCGGATCCGGTCGCCATCTCGACCCCTTCAAGGTGCCTGCAAGCAAAAACAAACTTATTTCATCAAAAAAGATAACATCAAaagggaaggaaaagaaaaggggtAGATCGGTAGAGTAGCAAAGACATACCCCTTCTGAGGTGCAACccccatgatcatggtttgagtCGTGGTGCTCTCCTGTTCAGCCATGTCAGGGTACATCTTGCATCTGCCCTCAATGatcaatcagaaaataaaacaaaagaaagagaatatgAGATGAGTTTAGAAGGGAAACAGTTAAGAGCATGCTTGCACACATAACAATTTTTAGGAAGAGAACTATAGCTTTTGGAAACTCTTGGAAGAACCCCCACAGGATCAGAACAAATTAAGGTTACCAAAAGGACAATAGAAAGCCACCTTCTACAGTACAGAAACTCTATAATTCCTCAGAAACCAAAGAAACAAAGAGGGAATAACACATCAAAATACCAAAAGTCGAGAATCATCTCAGAGTAAGTTATCTCACAACAAAACTAAAATAATAGCTCAGCAACCACAAGacatcatatttttttaaaaaaaaagagagagaagaaaaaagacatACGGGAGAAAGTGAGAAAGAATTATAACATAAAAACTCATTTAAAAAATTCCTGAGTTCCTCCCCCCTCCACTTACCCTCCACATGCGCTGCCGCACTTGCAGCCAGCTCCACACCCGCAGTTCCCACCGCAGCAAGACATTTTCTTCACTCCGGGAAGGAAATATTAAGATTAACAGAAAACACCTCAAATTTCCGTCTCCCTCTCAAGCACGATCTCTTGACCTAAACCGAGGCCTCCATTTATAGAGGCCGGGAGGAGAGAGAGTGACATTATCACCGTCCACGTGTCGTCATCCCGTGCCTCGGATATCCCTTCGTGTCGGTCCCATGAATGCCTCCTCGTCGTTTTGCTTAGCGGGTATCTTTAGTTCTCTGAAATTTCTCTACCGTCCCTCGTAATCGAGCTTCCTTTACTTCCAAGGCTTCTCTTTCGTGACTCTTAACAGCGAAATATTAGTAAGATATtattatatttctgattttgtttttttcctaCATGGGATAACTTATACAATTTTTGGTGTGAATGCAattaaaaaatctaaattttggAGCATTCTAGACAACTTCTTCTCATCCGTCTAGAAAACTCTTAAGAGTTATATTTTCGAGTTTTAGATCTTGGAAGTGGATCCAATTTGGTGGATAGCGGATAAGAAATTTTATCTGGTTTGCACACCGTTACTTCCTAGGTTATTGAGATGTGACGAGAAGGACACCTTCTGTCTCGaacattttatattttcttgtgACAAGGGGCATATTACATGGAAAGTAATTTTTCTTTGGGTTGGTCGGTGTACTGAACACTCAAGTTATGCATTTATCTGACTAAAACTATATGATATTAACGATGGAGACAataccatttttttaaaaaaaattgaaagtctacatctgttatatttttttaagaagttACTCGTATGATGGAAATTTCAATGTTGCTTCCTAAGTATGGAATCTGGCATTGCATATGATAGTGATTGGATTAAATAATCGGTTAAATACCGTGCTTAGAAACATTACTGCACGAAGAAATACATCCACAAGCTATCATTATCATTAAGAAATACTTCATCCCTTTCTGACTATTCTCCTTCAATATCAGACTCAAGGAAAATAACACGTTAATAAATAGATGTGATGGAATGAATGTCACTTGATGgcccaatattttttttttttttggattcatTTGCTTCgctgaaagaatttttttttattagatttttttttctaaaaagttgAAGTCGGGATACATGATGCccaaaaaaagtaattttatatatttgattgactagaaaaaaataatatatttcaaagtatgttatgtttggttgagtatttatttttctaaaaaagttatataaaatatctattatattctttataaagaaaaaaaaattatccattTTTCTTAAAGCTTAAtggtatttttgaaaaaaaaaatatcaattttcAGCCAGTGGCAAAATAACTTTTTTAtatcccatatatatatatatatatatttatgaaatgtgaaaatcttatttttatgTAAAGACTACTTTCTtatctttctcctttgaaagcttcaaccaaatataagatattttttttatttttctattgacCATACtgtccctcctcttcttcctgcgaaccaaacgaatcTCTAGTATCcatccaagaaaaaggaaatctaCTTTTTACAATTCAAATTATAGGTGTTAGAAAATACAATCTACGAGATCTCTTGCTAATTTTtagatattaatatattatacttAAAACGATTTCCTTTGGAAAAATATGTGTTGAACGTGAtcttcaaaaatattatttagaacTTTATCTtagcaatgaaaaaaaaaattaaatatatgtaTCTTCCCTATTAATCATTATTTGAAGGTTGACCCTTTGAGGTGCAATTTTTAATTATTCGCTGAGCAATGTTTGGCACCAAAGAGACTTGTCAAAAAACAAAGGATTACTATAATTTAATCCAATAAACTTGAATAGCAATATTTTTCAAAGACACATATTGtttgaaaatatttatttaaaaatttacaaaactaaatctttaatataaatatacacacatatattaaATTTCTAGAATCATACATCCGAAATTGCTAAACTAAAACCATGATGACTTTGTTTCGGGAATGAATCGTGAATAAGGCCAATTTATGCCAAATATGTATGAAAAAGTACATAAAAACAACAGTATAATAAAATCTTCTTTTTCTAGGAAGCTTCTTGTTCTAGGAATAATTATTCTACAGCTTGTCTCTTAAGTTATTCCAATCGAGACTATAAAATATTTCGCCAAATGAAGAGCTCTTGTAGGGATAACTATTCTTATTCCtgagtcaagaaaaaaaaatctttagccaacttgtttattaaaaaaaaattattttataaataaataacatcacCCCCTCCCAAATATCGTCATAGGTCTTCAACCTGGAATCTTAAGCAGTGGATAATCTTTACTTTTCGTAAGAAAAGtaagtaccaaaaaaaaaaccaaagctTTGTGTATTTACTATATGTTTTCAGAGTCGGTGCCATGGAAGGAGCATAGCGATCAACTACAAGCTGAGGAAGACTTGAAAAGGGACGACTTATTATGATCTAGCACTTCCAAAACACTTCCCAAACTTTAGCTTAATCTAACATTTCAGTACTAGATTTGCATCATCTCTTGCGTCACTCCCATATTAAACAATGAATTACATGCTCTCCCTGCGGAACACGACGCCCTCGTTGTACCACCGTGATGGATTACATTGTTAATGACGCCAGGTTATGAAAGTGGGCCATACTTGTAGGTATTTGTCGCTGTCTTTAGGCTATTTAACGCATACAAATAGTTTTGCacccttttttttaatgcaatccaACCCCACTTGGAATGATATGTTATCGAAAGGAAACCCGTATCTCCCATTAATTTTGGTCATAGACTCTGTTCTCTCTGAATAATATTTGCAGTGCGAAGGAAACCCATTTGCCACAGCAATTAATGTACGTTTGCATGGATGCTCGACCATAGTCGTAAACGCCGAAAGCTCATGAGATCTGGTGCTTTTGAGACATGTTGGTTGGACCTTTTGCTTAAAAAATGGGCAAAGATTTGGGCATCGAGCGTTTCTATTGTTactgttgttgttttttttctttttttttttgataagataGATAAtttatacaatatatatatgaatacactcaataaaatcaaaaaatagttttttttattgttcttcACAACACCATAGACATCAGCTAACATCTTGTCACCTTTGGCAATAAAGGACTAGCATGCttgtaaatttttatttagtaGACTCTAATCCAATCGATACAAGAAAATCGAGTAACTAGGCAAAAGATATGCAGATAAATTGATGTCATATGGAATTAAGATTTCTTCCGAGGACGCTCTCTTTTTTCcgcgagaagaaaaaaaatttatatgaaaCTCAGATATTTAGGTCTCTTTGGAGACATCCGTTGGAAttggaattttgaatttttaaaataataattaataatctaagtATATGAAAGTATGTTTTCATGGCAAATGATCACCATGGTGTATAGTTCATGGAGATATCCCTATTGTATTCTTGAAAAAACAACTCACTCGGTGATCCGTTAATACATCTCGTTTCGAAGACAAACACTAGTGATGTAGTGCATCATTGCGGAacaatttattgaatttttcaaaaaatgtaAATCATTAGATAAAATatcctaaaaaataaaaaatcagaaaatattacTTGGACATCTTATGAGTATGAGTCACGGAAAATATTTAAAACGCTCGAGCTTCTCCTccagagggggaaaaaaaagaaactactATTTTACAGGCTGTAGGGGCCGCATGATCAATGGTAATCAAATCTCTACCATCTAATCAATAGTCTTAATACATGCGAGACACGGTAGAAAATTGCCATGAATTGTGCCCGTATATAATGGTTGTTACAATGAAACAGCAATCAAACTTTCTCTATAAAgtttaaagaaaatattgtaGAGAGCAGCCAATACAGTCAATAAGTCGGTTGATAACGAAGGGcgatattttctttttaatacaACGGCAGCTCACACGCAACGAATGTGGATGCggtcaacaaaatcagaaaataaaagactACACAAGGGCTCAGGCAACGATATGTGGTTCGCTTAGATAAAACCTTCGGAGTGATGAGCTACAAAGGAAGCAACTGAGTATGTGGCACCGTTTGTCTCTTTGTATACATGTGTGGCTTGATGAGAGCCATACTTTCTCAGTAG
The Phoenix dactylifera cultivar Barhee BC4 chromosome 3, palm_55x_up_171113_PBpolish2nd_filt_p, whole genome shotgun sequence DNA segment above includes these coding regions:
- the LOC103703489 gene encoding outer envelope pore protein 16, chloroplastic isoform X2, which encodes MPMSVFFSGFPSFPNIEVLNRTIEGFIKIGVVGASKVAVEETYDCLKKGKFSVEKLDDALRKVCRGGAYWGTTAGAYVGMEYGMERIRGTRDWNAMLGGAITGALISAAHGHGRDQVIANAITIGALATAAKLINNLDYESDDGDELDDWAEGRPHFPLVSFP
- the LOC103703489 gene encoding outer envelope pore protein 16, chloroplastic isoform X1, giving the protein MPMSVFFSGFPSFPNIEVLNRTIEGFIKIGVVGASKVAVEETYDCLKKGKFSVEKLDDALRKVCRGGAYWGTTAGAYVGMEYGMERIRGTRDWKNAMLGGAITGALISAAHGHGRDQVIANAITIGALATAAKLINNLDYESDDGDELDDWAEGRPHFPLVSFP
- the LOC103703489 gene encoding outer envelope pore protein 16, chloroplastic isoform X5, encoding MPMSVFFSGFPSFPNIEVLNRTIEGFIKIGVVGASKVAVEETYDCLKKGKFSVEKLDDALRKVCRGGAYWGTTAGAYVGMEYGMERIRGTRDWIGSFVLTNNYINHLLVKRQMAQLLFYSLVSLLSLMT
- the LOC103703489 gene encoding outer envelope pore protein 16, chloroplastic isoform X3 gives rise to the protein MPMSVFFSGFPSFPNIEVGASKVAVEETYDCLKKGKFSVEKLDDALRKVCRGGAYWGTTAGAYVGMEYGMERIRGTRDWKNAMLGGAITGALISAAHGHGRDQVIANAITIGALATAAKLINNLDYESDDGDELDDWAEGRPHFPLVSFP
- the LOC103703489 gene encoding outer envelope pore protein 16, chloroplastic isoform X4, whose amino-acid sequence is MLLASWFIIDVRRCLFWTIRWPGKFSVEKLDDALRKVCRGGAYWGTTAGAYVGMEYGMERIRGTRDWKNAMLGGAITGALISAAHGHGRDQVIANAITIGALATAAKLINNLDYESDDGDELDDWAEGRPHFPLVSFP
- the LOC103703488 gene encoding metallothionein-like protein type 2 is translated as MSCCGGNCGCGAGCKCGSACGGCKMYPDMAEQESTTTQTMIMGVAPQKGHLEGVEMATGSENGCKCGSNCTCDPCNCK